From the Halalkalicoccus sp. CGA53 genome, one window contains:
- a CDS encoding SHOCT domain-containing protein — translation MTGPRERLVENVTSATALIVVGLGILAFALSVPYFWLVFVVGLFVVVPLVGLLFGAEDWRKWDPLSDEFWEDLFGEEGETETDPDEQPTDSLQTLRDRYARGELTDEQFERKLALLLETESIEDVEDRMRAREPSAERLRERE, via the coding sequence ATGACCGGTCCGAGAGAACGGCTCGTCGAGAACGTGACATCGGCGACCGCCCTGATCGTCGTCGGCCTCGGCATCCTGGCGTTCGCGCTGAGCGTCCCCTACTTCTGGCTGGTCTTCGTCGTCGGGCTGTTCGTCGTCGTCCCGCTCGTCGGCCTGCTCTTCGGCGCCGAGGACTGGCGGAAGTGGGACCCGCTGTCCGACGAGTTCTGGGAGGACCTCTTCGGTGAGGAGGGGGAAACGGAGACCGACCCCGACGAGCAGCCCACGGACTCGCTTCAGACGCTCCGAGATCGCTACGCTCGCGGCGAACTCACCGACGAGCAGTTCGAGCGGAAGCTCGCGCTGTTGCTCGAGACGGAGTCGATCGAGGACGTCGAGGACCGGATGCGGGCCCGAGAGCCGTCGGCCGAACGGCTACGAGAGCGCGAGTGA
- a CDS encoding HD domain-containing protein, whose product MKTIKDSVHDHIEVDGVARALLDTPEVQRLRHVRQLGTVSFVYPSANHTRFEHSLGVYHLASRALDQLGIEGRNARRIEAAAILHDVGHGPFSHNVEDVIERYTGRRHDQVDDLLAEGEVRAILEEHDLDPERVAGVVAGEGEFAGLVSGELDVDRMDYLVRDAHHTGVPYGTIDHGRLVRELRISGGRVVLDEGNVQTAESLLIARALMNPTVYSHHVARISKAMLRRGAERLIATGETTPEELRRMDDHDLLCTLRSCEATTRLAERFSRRNLLKRAVWAELPDVPDEVLDLPFDLLRRREREIAEEGGVDAERVILDVPGRPRMRESTSRVIVNGEVRSLEDQSPLVRTLQQTQVNEWRLGVYAASEDLDAVGRAAEDVLGLETDGSLVSDVAPGLRTTLDRFGS is encoded by the coding sequence ATGAAGACGATCAAAGACAGCGTCCACGACCACATCGAGGTCGACGGCGTCGCGCGGGCGCTGCTCGACACGCCGGAGGTCCAGCGCCTGCGTCACGTCCGCCAGCTCGGCACCGTCTCGTTCGTCTACCCCTCCGCGAACCACACCCGTTTCGAGCACTCGCTCGGGGTGTATCACCTCGCCTCGCGCGCGCTCGACCAGCTCGGCATCGAGGGGCGAAACGCCCGACGGATCGAGGCCGCGGCGATCCTCCACGACGTCGGCCACGGTCCGTTCAGCCACAACGTCGAGGACGTCATCGAACGCTACACCGGGCGACGTCACGATCAGGTCGACGACCTGCTCGCCGAGGGCGAGGTGAGGGCGATCCTAGAGGAGCACGACCTCGACCCCGAACGCGTCGCTGGCGTCGTCGCAGGCGAGGGCGAGTTCGCGGGACTCGTCTCGGGCGAACTCGACGTCGACCGGATGGACTACCTCGTGCGCGACGCCCACCACACCGGGGTCCCCTACGGGACGATCGACCACGGTCGGCTCGTCCGTGAACTGCGGATCAGCGGCGGGAGAGTCGTCCTCGACGAGGGCAACGTCCAGACCGCCGAGAGCCTGCTGATCGCCAGGGCGCTGATGAACCCGACGGTGTACAGCCACCACGTCGCCCGGATCAGCAAGGCGATGCTGCGTCGGGGAGCCGAACGGCTGATCGCGACCGGGGAGACCACCCCCGAGGAGCTCCGGCGGATGGACGACCATGACCTGCTCTGTACGCTCCGGAGCTGTGAGGCCACGACGAGGCTGGCAGAGCGTTTCTCCCGCCGGAACCTGCTCAAGCGTGCGGTCTGGGCGGAGCTCCCGGACGTCCCGGACGAGGTGCTCGACCTGCCGTTCGACCTGCTCCGGCGACGCGAACGCGAGATCGCCGAGGAGGGCGGCGTCGATGCCGAGCGCGTGATCCTCGACGTCCCCGGCCGGCCGCGGATGCGCGAGTCGACCTCCCGGGTGATCGTCAACGGCGAGGTCCGCTCGTTGGAAGACCAGTCCCCGCTCGTGCGGACGCTCCAGCAGACACAGGTCAACGAGTGGCGTCTCGGCGTCTACGCGGCGAGCGAGGACCTCGACGCGGTCGGACGGGCCGCCGAGGACGTCCTCGGCCTGGAGACCGACGGATCGCTCGTCAGCGACGTCGCCCCCGGCCTCCGGACGACGCTCGACCGGTTCGGGTCGTGA
- a CDS encoding amidohydrolase family protein, whose amino-acid sequence MIVEGTLLTGRSFEPREGRLVIEDGRIAAIEEERVESTRVLLPAFVNAHTHVGDSIAKEAGAGLSLAELVAPPDGLKHRLLRAADREELIAGMRRSVRLMARTGTAAFVDFREGGIDGVRALREATEGIGIEGVALGRDERGVFDVADGYGASGAADADFTTERREAREADKPFGIHAGENRTDDIEPALDLDPEFLVHMVQADDDHLKRVARQEAPVVVCPRSNLVSGVGLPPIEALCEHTSVALGTDNVMLNAPSMFREMEFAAKLTGLSATTVLGMATHAGADLFDLEFGVIEEGREARLVVLDGDSDNLAGARDPVRAVVRRAGADDVVDVI is encoded by the coding sequence ATGATCGTCGAGGGAACCCTCCTGACCGGCCGATCGTTCGAGCCGCGGGAGGGGCGGCTGGTGATCGAAGACGGCCGGATCGCCGCGATCGAGGAGGAACGCGTCGAGAGTACTCGAGTACTCCTCCCGGCGTTCGTGAACGCCCACACCCACGTGGGGGACTCGATCGCGAAGGAAGCCGGCGCGGGGCTCTCGCTCGCAGAACTCGTCGCGCCCCCCGACGGGCTGAAACACCGCCTGCTCCGCGCCGCGGATCGAGAGGAGCTGATCGCGGGGATGCGCCGGAGCGTCCGGCTGATGGCGAGGACGGGCACCGCCGCGTTCGTCGACTTCCGCGAGGGAGGGATCGACGGCGTCCGTGCGCTACGCGAGGCGACCGAGGGGATCGGGATCGAGGGGGTCGCGCTCGGGCGCGACGAACGGGGAGTGTTCGACGTCGCGGACGGCTACGGCGCGAGCGGCGCCGCAGACGCCGACTTCACGACCGAGCGACGCGAGGCACGCGAGGCCGACAAGCCGTTCGGGATCCACGCGGGCGAGAACCGAACGGACGACATCGAACCCGCGCTCGATCTCGATCCGGAGTTCCTCGTCCACATGGTCCAGGCCGACGACGACCACCTGAAACGGGTCGCGAGACAGGAAGCGCCGGTCGTCGTCTGTCCCCGATCGAACCTCGTCTCCGGGGTTGGTCTCCCGCCGATCGAGGCGCTCTGTGAGCACACGTCGGTCGCCCTCGGCACGGACAACGTGATGCTGAACGCACCATCGATGTTCCGCGAGATGGAGTTCGCCGCGAAGCTCACGGGGCTTTCGGCCACAACGGTCCTGGGGATGGCGACGCACGCCGGTGCCGACCTCTTCGACCTCGAGTTCGGGGTGATCGAGGAGGGGAGAGAGGCACGTCTCGTGGTTCTCGACGGGGATTCCGACAACCTCGCGGGAGCGCGCGATCCGGTCAGAGCGGTCGTGCGGCGGGCGGGCGCCGACGACGTGGTCGACGTGATCTAG
- a CDS encoding universal stress protein, producing the protein MYERILVPTDGSAGVERAVEHAARLAVEHDATIHAVYVVNTASFASLPMETSWEGVSDMLREDGEDALERVERIAGKHGVEIETSIIDGSPSREIVRYATEKGIDLIVMGTQGRGGIDRLLLGSVAERVVRSAPMPVLTVRFGGTETDDERPPPAETARR; encoded by the coding sequence ATGTACGAGCGCATCCTCGTCCCGACGGACGGCTCCGCGGGTGTCGAGCGTGCCGTCGAACACGCCGCACGGCTCGCGGTCGAACACGACGCGACGATCCACGCCGTCTACGTCGTCAACACCGCGAGCTTCGCGAGCCTCCCGATGGAGACCTCCTGGGAGGGGGTGAGCGACATGCTCCGGGAGGACGGCGAGGACGCGCTCGAGCGCGTGGAGCGGATCGCGGGGAAACACGGCGTCGAGATCGAGACGTCGATCATCGACGGCTCGCCGAGTCGCGAGATCGTCCGGTACGCGACCGAGAAGGGGATCGACCTGATTGTGATGGGGACACAGGGCAGAGGCGGGATCGACAGGCTCCTGCTCGGCAGCGTCGCCGAACGCGTCGTTCGATCCGCCCCGATGCCCGTGCTCACGGTCAGGTTCGGCGGCACGGAGACCGACGACGAGCGGCCGCCGCCCGCCGAGACGGCGCGGCGGTAG
- a CDS encoding cupin domain-containing protein, which produces MRTVTVEEVEPRELGKGSSCRRLSDPLGTTDLAINRYRVGPGDRLWGLHAHADQEEVYLVLEGEATLETERGTVPLEAGETARFAPGEFHGVKNGGESGVTLLALGAPRETGDLRVPIPCQGCGHQCTGPTVTEDGDAALRCPDCGTDSAVECPECGSDEKRAVLAEDGETVLDTCLDCGHGAAVSRF; this is translated from the coding sequence ATGCGGACCGTGACCGTCGAGGAGGTCGAACCGCGCGAACTCGGGAAGGGGAGTAGCTGTCGTCGGCTGAGCGACCCGCTCGGGACGACCGATCTCGCGATCAACCGGTATCGGGTCGGCCCCGGCGACCGGCTGTGGGGGCTCCACGCCCACGCCGATCAGGAGGAGGTCTACCTCGTCCTCGAGGGCGAAGCGACGCTCGAGACCGAACGGGGCACCGTCCCCCTCGAAGCCGGGGAGACGGCCCGCTTCGCTCCCGGCGAGTTTCACGGCGTGAAAAACGGCGGCGAATCCGGCGTTACGCTGCTCGCGCTCGGGGCGCCGCGCGAGACGGGCGACCTCCGTGTTCCGATCCCGTGTCAGGGGTGTGGACACCAGTGTACGGGACCGACGGTCACCGAGGACGGCGACGCCGCGCTCCGGTGTCCGGACTGCGGGACCGACTCCGCGGTCGAGTGTCCCGAGTGTGGCTCCGACGAGAAGCGTGCGGTCCTCGCGGAGGACGGGGAGACGGTCCTCGACACCTGCCTCGACTGTGGGCACGGCGCGGCCGTCTCGCGGTTCTGA
- a CDS encoding biotin--[acetyl-CoA-carboxylase] ligase: MEETRRALLDALREGPVSGPEFAGERGVSRAAVWNHVEALREEGFEIDSEEGYRLRSTPEFGAGAIVLELETASDVEFHDSIPSTNARARELAREGASEVLVVADEQTGGRGRLDRAWSSPSGGIYASVLLRPELPPARVPLLTLAGAVAVAETARTLGVDAGIKWPNDVLVGSSERKLSGIRTEMEGEADRVTWVVVGIGLNANVGSEALPEGATSLREEVGPVVRRTVLAAVIDRFDELRRDPDAILDAWRERALTLGREVRVETRTEVIVGRAVDVEGPGTLVVEIEGGPRRVHAGDCEHLRPTD; the protein is encoded by the coding sequence ATGGAAGAGACCCGACGGGCGCTCCTCGATGCCCTCCGCGAGGGACCGGTCTCCGGACCGGAGTTCGCGGGTGAGCGTGGTGTCTCGCGCGCCGCCGTCTGGAACCACGTCGAGGCACTCAGGGAGGAGGGCTTCGAGATCGACAGCGAAGAGGGCTATCGCCTCCGGTCGACCCCGGAGTTCGGCGCTGGTGCGATCGTTCTCGAACTCGAGACCGCGTCCGACGTCGAGTTCCACGACTCGATCCCGAGCACGAACGCCCGTGCGCGCGAGCTGGCCCGGGAGGGGGCGAGCGAGGTGCTGGTTGTCGCCGACGAACAGACCGGCGGGCGTGGCCGACTCGACCGGGCGTGGTCCTCTCCGAGCGGCGGGATCTACGCGAGCGTCCTCCTCCGACCGGAACTCCCGCCCGCACGGGTGCCGCTGCTGACGCTCGCCGGGGCGGTCGCGGTCGCCGAGACAGCCCGTACCCTCGGCGTCGACGCCGGGATCAAGTGGCCGAACGACGTGTTAGTCGGCTCCTCCGAACGGAAGCTCTCGGGGATCCGCACGGAGATGGAAGGCGAGGCGGATCGGGTGACCTGGGTCGTCGTCGGTATCGGCCTCAACGCGAACGTGGGGTCAGAGGCGCTCCCCGAGGGCGCGACGAGCCTCCGGGAGGAGGTCGGCCCAGTCGTGCGCCGAACGGTGCTCGCGGCCGTGATCGACCGGTTCGACGAGCTCCGGCGCGACCCGGATGCGATCCTCGACGCCTGGCGCGAGCGCGCGCTCACGCTCGGTCGCGAGGTCCGGGTCGAGACGCGGACGGAGGTGATCGTCGGACGGGCGGTCGACGTCGAGGGGCCAGGAACGCTCGTCGTCGAGATCGAGGGTGGGCCGCGGCGGGTCCACGCCGGCGACTGCGAGCACCTCCGGCCGACCGACTGA
- a CDS encoding acetyl-CoA carboxylase biotin carboxylase subunit, translating into MFTKVLVANRGEIAVRVFRACEELGIGTVAVYSDADREAGHVRYADEAYNVGPATASQSYLDQEAIIEAAEKADADAIHPGYGFLAENAEFAARVEESPFTWVGPESDVMERLGEKTSARRVMQAADVPVVPGTTDPAESAEEVREVAEEFGYPVAIKAAGGGGGRGMKVVHEEEAVADSFESAKREGEAYFDNPSVYVEKYLESPKHIEVQVLCDEHGNVRHLGERDCSLQRRHQKVIEEAPSPSLSEELRERIGEAARRGVSEAGYTNAGTVEFLVEDGEFYFMEVNTRIQVEHCVSEEVTGIDIVKWQLRVAAGEELAFSQDDVEIEGHAIEFRVNAENPANGFSPTPGTLSTYDPAGGIGVRLDDAIRQGDEIGGDYDSMIGKLIVVGSDRDECLARSDRALREFEVEGVHTTLPFHRLMVTDERFLAGEHTTKYLDEELDTTRVEQAVERWGPESPGSTEDEEVIEREFTVEVNGKRFEVSLEERGALAGRGTASGSSGGGGSRPRPTREDEDGGEAVTAEGAQVTAEMQGTILSVDVEEGEEVAGGDVICVLEAMKMENDVVASQAGTVAQVLVSEGESVNMGDTIVVLE; encoded by the coding sequence ATGTTCACGAAGGTTCTCGTCGCGAACCGGGGCGAGATTGCGGTCCGAGTCTTCCGGGCGTGTGAGGAACTCGGCATCGGCACCGTCGCGGTCTACAGCGACGCCGACAGGGAAGCGGGCCACGTCCGCTACGCCGACGAGGCGTACAACGTCGGGCCGGCGACCGCGAGCCAGTCCTACCTCGACCAGGAGGCGATCATCGAGGCCGCGGAGAAGGCCGACGCGGACGCGATCCACCCGGGGTACGGCTTCCTCGCGGAGAACGCCGAGTTCGCCGCACGCGTCGAGGAGAGCCCGTTCACCTGGGTCGGCCCCGAGAGCGACGTGATGGAGCGACTGGGCGAGAAGACGAGCGCGCGCCGGGTGATGCAGGCGGCGGACGTGCCCGTCGTGCCGGGAACGACCGATCCGGCGGAGTCGGCCGAGGAGGTCCGCGAGGTCGCCGAGGAGTTCGGCTACCCCGTGGCGATCAAGGCCGCCGGCGGCGGCGGCGGCCGCGGGATGAAGGTCGTCCACGAGGAGGAGGCTGTCGCCGACTCCTTCGAGAGCGCCAAACGCGAGGGCGAGGCGTACTTCGACAACCCGAGCGTCTACGTCGAGAAGTACCTCGAGTCGCCGAAACACATCGAGGTGCAGGTGCTCTGTGACGAACACGGGAACGTCCGCCACCTGGGCGAGCGCGACTGCTCGCTCCAGCGGCGCCACCAGAAGGTGATCGAGGAGGCGCCGTCGCCGTCGCTCTCCGAGGAGTTGCGCGAGCGGATCGGCGAGGCAGCCCGCCGGGGGGTCTCGGAGGCGGGTTACACGAACGCCGGGACGGTGGAGTTCCTCGTCGAGGACGGCGAGTTCTACTTCATGGAGGTCAACACCCGTATCCAGGTCGAACACTGCGTCTCGGAGGAGGTGACCGGAATCGACATCGTGAAGTGGCAGCTCCGGGTCGCCGCGGGCGAGGAGCTGGCGTTCTCACAGGACGACGTCGAGATCGAGGGTCACGCGATCGAGTTCCGAGTGAACGCGGAGAACCCCGCGAACGGCTTCTCGCCGACGCCCGGGACGCTCAGCACCTACGACCCCGCGGGGGGGATCGGGGTACGCCTCGACGACGCGATCAGACAGGGCGACGAGATCGGCGGCGACTACGACTCGATGATCGGGAAGCTGATCGTCGTCGGCTCCGATCGCGATGAGTGTCTCGCGCGCTCGGACCGCGCGCTGCGCGAATTCGAGGTCGAGGGCGTCCACACGACGCTGCCGTTTCACCGGCTGATGGTCACCGACGAGCGGTTCCTCGCGGGCGAGCACACGACGAAGTACCTGGACGAGGAACTCGACACGACCCGCGTCGAACAGGCCGTCGAGCGCTGGGGACCGGAGTCGCCCGGCTCGACCGAGGACGAGGAGGTGATCGAGCGCGAGTTCACCGTCGAGGTCAACGGGAAACGGTTCGAGGTGAGCCTCGAAGAACGCGGCGCGCTCGCCGGGAGGGGGACGGCCTCCGGTAGCTCGGGAGGCGGCGGCTCGCGACCCCGACCGACACGGGAGGACGAAGACGGCGGAGAGGCCGTCACGGCCGAGGGCGCACAGGTCACCGCGGAGATGCAGGGGACGATCCTCTCGGTCGACGTCGAGGAGGGCGAGGAGGTCGCCGGCGGCGACGTCATCTGCGTGCTTGAGGCGATGAAGATGGAGAACGACGTCGTCGCCTCGCAGGCTGGCACCGTCGCGCAGGTGCTCGTCTCCGAGGGCGAGAGCGTGAACATGGGCGATACGATCGTCGTCCTCGAGTAG
- a CDS encoding MFS transporter yields MGSLGGQRRYVVGTVSGAHFVSHVYLLAYPPLFPLLAAEFDLTTTRLGLLVTAIYVPTLLFQLPVGDLVDRIGAKRILVGGIAVTSLGIALSGLSGAYWLLLACAFVSGIGQSAFHPADYALLDAVTERDTEGVAFSLHTFGGFAGFAAAPVAVGGLGLSVGWDVALVAVGSLGFAYAAFVHLTMDPVHGRTLRDRNRSDSHSAGRSVREMVSFVRRGDLLSVFVFYALSMMAIVGLQSFTTLLAVETYGLDGSTANTLLTAHLVSMAVGILVGGPVADRLPPGTVILLAFLPAAFCVWVAVVGPVGGLSGPLVALSLAGLLIGVALPSRDRFANAVADPGATGTSFGFFFTGLSLGAVLAPVLLGAVIDARSAAAAFAVVGVFLLLAVAVVVLTTGGPEE; encoded by the coding sequence ATGGGATCGCTCGGAGGACAGCGGAGGTACGTCGTCGGAACCGTTTCGGGAGCACACTTCGTCTCCCACGTCTACCTGCTCGCGTACCCGCCGCTGTTCCCGCTGCTCGCCGCCGAGTTCGACCTGACGACGACGCGGCTCGGGCTGCTCGTGACCGCGATCTACGTCCCGACGCTGCTGTTCCAGCTCCCGGTGGGCGACCTCGTGGACCGGATCGGCGCGAAACGGATCCTCGTGGGCGGGATCGCGGTCACCTCGCTCGGGATCGCCCTCTCGGGGCTCTCGGGCGCGTACTGGCTGCTTCTCGCGTGTGCGTTCGTCTCCGGGATCGGCCAGTCGGCGTTTCACCCCGCCGACTACGCCCTGCTCGACGCGGTGACCGAACGGGACACCGAAGGGGTCGCGTTCAGCCTCCACACGTTCGGGGGGTTCGCCGGCTTCGCCGCGGCGCCCGTGGCGGTCGGCGGCCTCGGGCTCTCCGTCGGCTGGGACGTCGCGCTCGTCGCCGTCGGCTCGCTCGGCTTCGCCTACGCCGCGTTCGTCCACCTGACGATGGACCCGGTCCACGGGCGAACTCTCCGCGACCGGAACAGATCGGACTCACACTCCGCGGGGCGGTCCGTCCGCGAGATGGTCTCGTTCGTCCGCCGGGGCGACCTGCTCTCGGTCTTCGTCTTCTACGCGCTCAGCATGATGGCGATCGTCGGCCTCCAGTCGTTCACTACGCTGCTCGCCGTGGAGACGTACGGTCTCGACGGCTCGACCGCCAACACGCTCCTGACCGCCCACCTCGTGAGCATGGCCGTCGGTATCCTCGTCGGGGGACCGGTCGCCGATCGCCTCCCGCCCGGGACCGTCATCCTCCTCGCGTTCCTCCCGGCGGCGTTCTGTGTCTGGGTCGCCGTCGTCGGCCCCGTCGGGGGTCTGTCCGGACCGCTCGTCGCGCTCTCGCTGGCCGGGCTCCTGATCGGGGTCGCGCTCCCCTCGCGGGACCGGTTCGCGAACGCCGTCGCCGACCCGGGCGCCACCGGGACGAGTTTCGGCTTCTTCTTCACCGGCCTCTCGCTGGGTGCGGTCCTCGCTCCGGTGCTGCTCGGGGCGGTGATCGACGCCCGGTCGGCCGCCGCCGCGTTCGCCGTCGTCGGCGTCTTCCTGCTTCTCGCCGTCGCGGTCGTCGTGCTCACGACCGGCGGTCCTGAGGAGTGA
- a CDS encoding TRAP transporter permease has product MTAETEKIDSELLERPIVTVLREKLAAENVKRHVTLWSVLALLTVPLWLYVIAYARYQLIARAQFGAVFLGGILLLYILHEMAQSVGGGNRYIGEDLRALVAPGNRLDTLVLVVCAVIVTVTTVYIWSNFEALYTDRRGFALDHEYVLAVAFTLVIIYLTWRAFGMTFLVVVLAGIGYALFGSWVPGTLGHTGLSYERVLRILVIGVRGFYGFLTQLVAAWIALFLLYAGLLKAYGAFDLILRMAVRSAKYIDSGVAQTAVVASAVIGSVNGSQTANAGMTGSFTIPMMKENGIKPETAAGIESVASTSGQVLPPVMGAGAFIMASLITGITYADVLVAGLIPAAILVIAIVVAVHYAAGPQIENQDLSEFFDDALTRGELVLEGIKYGVPLAVLIYILGIVQWTVMTAALWTAVSMMALGIGIPVAKVAFDTGNARAVFWRFAGTIRETWDGWREGVVVLAPVAIILAAINGVVDLLMATGVPTAISLTLMDLSGGVLIFAAIMAMIICILLGLGMPTTAAYTVVALLIAPTLINQFFLPEFSAHFFVFYAAILAGLTPPIATCVAVACGIAGSNFWRSCLEAIKISAPLFVLPFTFIYHPEIVSGEITSAGLLTGLITLVGAIAIIHGLNYRFSFGRPGTYGMRLGFFALGTVIMVHESLTIRMGALGIVVVLYLTQASVGKPAPIEKLRGLAAGINGRRK; this is encoded by the coding sequence ATGACAGCAGAAACGGAGAAGATCGATTCGGAGCTCCTCGAACGCCCGATCGTGACGGTTCTCAGGGAGAAGCTCGCGGCGGAGAACGTGAAACGCCACGTGACGCTCTGGTCGGTGCTGGCGCTGCTCACGGTCCCGCTCTGGCTCTACGTGATCGCCTACGCCAGATACCAGCTCATCGCGCGGGCGCAGTTCGGCGCGGTGTTTCTCGGGGGGATCTTGCTGCTCTACATCCTCCACGAGATGGCCCAGTCCGTCGGCGGGGGAAACCGGTACATCGGTGAGGACCTCCGCGCGTTGGTCGCGCCCGGAAACCGTCTCGACACGCTCGTCCTCGTGGTCTGTGCGGTGATCGTCACGGTCACGACGGTCTACATCTGGTCGAACTTCGAGGCGCTGTACACCGACCGGCGGGGCTTCGCCCTCGATCACGAGTACGTGCTGGCGGTCGCGTTCACGCTCGTGATAATCTACCTCACCTGGCGCGCGTTCGGGATGACGTTCCTCGTCGTCGTGCTCGCCGGGATCGGCTACGCGCTGTTCGGGAGCTGGGTCCCCGGCACGCTCGGCCACACCGGCCTCTCCTACGAGCGGGTGCTCAGGATCCTCGTCATCGGGGTCCGCGGGTTCTACGGCTTCCTCACGCAGCTCGTCGCGGCGTGGATCGCGCTGTTCCTGCTCTACGCCGGGCTGTTGAAGGCCTACGGCGCGTTCGACCTCATCCTGCGGATGGCCGTACGCTCGGCGAAGTACATCGACTCGGGGGTCGCCCAGACCGCGGTCGTCGCGAGCGCGGTGATCGGCTCGGTCAACGGCTCGCAGACCGCCAACGCCGGGATGACCGGCTCGTTCACCATCCCGATGATGAAGGAGAACGGCATCAAGCCCGAGACGGCCGCGGGGATCGAGTCGGTCGCCTCCACCTCGGGACAGGTGCTCCCGCCGGTGATGGGCGCCGGGGCGTTCATCATGGCCTCGCTCATCACGGGGATCACCTACGCGGACGTGCTCGTCGCGGGGCTGATCCCCGCGGCGATCCTCGTGATCGCGATCGTCGTCGCGGTCCACTACGCCGCCGGGCCACAGATCGAGAACCAGGACCTCTCGGAGTTCTTCGACGACGCGCTCACCCGGGGCGAACTAGTTCTGGAGGGGATCAAGTACGGCGTCCCGCTCGCCGTCCTCATCTACATCCTCGGCATCGTCCAGTGGACGGTGATGACCGCGGCGCTGTGGACCGCGGTGTCGATGATGGCGCTCGGGATCGGTATCCCGGTCGCGAAGGTCGCCTTCGACACGGGGAACGCCCGCGCGGTCTTCTGGCGGTTCGCCGGGACGATCCGCGAGACCTGGGACGGCTGGCGCGAGGGCGTCGTCGTGCTCGCGCCCGTGGCGATCATCCTCGCGGCGATCAACGGCGTCGTCGACCTGCTGATGGCGACGGGGGTGCCGACGGCGATCTCGCTCACGCTGATGGACCTCTCCGGCGGGGTGTTGATCTTCGCCGCGATCATGGCGATGATCATCTGTATCCTGCTCGGACTCGGGATGCCGACGACCGCCGCCTACACGGTCGTCGCGCTGCTGATCGCGCCGACGCTGATCAACCAGTTCTTCCTCCCGGAGTTCTCCGCACACTTCTTCGTCTTCTACGCGGCGATCCTCGCGGGGCTGACCCCCCCGATCGCCACCTGTGTGGCGGTCGCCTGCGGGATCGCCGGCTCGAACTTCTGGCGCTCGTGTCTCGAGGCGATCAAGATCTCCGCGCCGCTGTTCGTCCTGCCCTTCACGTTCATCTACCACCCCGAGATCGTCTCGGGGGAGATCACGTCGGCGGGACTCCTGACCGGCCTGATCACGCTCGTCGGCGCGATCGCGATCATCCACGGGCTCAACTACCGGTTCTCGTTCGGTCGGCCCGGGACGTACGGGATGCGCCTCGGCTTCTTCGCGCTCGGGACGGTGATCATGGTCCACGAGTCGCTGACGATCCGCATGGGGGCGCTCGGTATCGTCGTCGTCCTCTACCTGACGCAGGCGAGCGTCGGCAAGCCCGCGCCGATTGAGAAGCTCCGCGGGCTCGCCGCCGGGATCAACGGCCGACGGAAGTAG